CCATAATATAGCAGACATATCAACATCCCCCTCAATCTCCCCAAACAGTTTCATCACCTGTGTACAAATAACTGCCATGTATCGAGCAGTTCTTCTAGGGTGCTTCACTAGTAAATACGAGGCATGCCGAAACAGTGGGCCTTacataagcaaactggtgagggagCTCTTCTTGACCGTGTGGCAGCGACAATCACAAGTTAGACTGGCGTCGCTGTTTGTCCCATGTAATACCACCAATGTCTGACAATTAAACGTAACCGCTTTTATTGACTGCACACAGTCGGCCGTAGAAGGGGAGTTTCATGAAGAGGCATATTTACCGCTTTACATGCATTGGCGATTGGGCATCTTTTTAGAACTCGTGGAGGGTGTCAAGGAGATATGTTGTGGATTTGTGGCCTGTGTTCTATATAGTTGCTTCCTGTGATGCCGTCCTGCTGGGTAGCTGTTATGTAGATGGCGGTTTAGCAGCCACATGCGTGTGAAGACAGAAGTGTGCACCAAAGTGCACAGAAGTGAGAGTAAAAGATGAAGTAGTCTTGGGGGAGGGGTGCGCCAAGTTGCGACTggttgagtgactgagtgagagaGTGTACACAATAGGTTGGCTCCTGGCCACGTATTCCCTTCCCCCCATCACTGTCACCCTTCGCCGTGTCTCCGGCAGACCTCCGCTCTGCTCAACTTGTGACTTTGGCATCGGTAGGGCGGGGAGAGGCGAGGCCGAGGCTCTCCCTGTCCGACTAGGCCACAGAgtaggagaggaggaggaggcgaggCCTCAAGGTTCTCTGGTGAACCGGGCCTAGGTTTTGACAGCGATCAAATCACTCATCACCTTGTGGGTGCATAATTCCCTAAGCGGCAAACCGCTATGTCCTTCAAGTCCTCGTAATCTCGGTCTCCGTCCAAACTTTGACTTTTCTTCGAAGTCTAAATCGAAAGGAGACAGAAGACCTCCGCGTGACCAACCATGTTTTGTTTGGTAGAGATGGCCTTTGTTGTTCTCTTGCGCACTCCCTCTGCCGCCATTATTCTATTATTGATCTCCTGCTTCTTGTCCTCTTGAGTGCCTAGAGCACATTTTCACCACATTGGGAGGGTGATCCAAACAGTAATTATCTACTGCCTCCTAGTGAGACTTGGCCAAAACTGCAAGTGCTGAGATGGTCCATTACGCTGGTTTAAATGAGTCCGTTTGGATTTCAgatctttttggggggttgttgttgttgttacagTTTGTGTCCCTAACTGTCATCAGTGctttaaaaacagttttatattctttacatttttgggggtttcACATCAGGGTAATTCATCATGCTAATTTGTCAATTATAGACCTATGAAGCACcttttacaatttttatttgTCTAGGGTTAGTTAACtattctgagatgagtccaagCATGAGCACTGAATACTTAATTGTTCCATGTTTCTTCCTCAGCGAAATCAAGCGAGAACGCCAGCCAGCATCACCGGACGACGTGATCGTATTGTCCGACAACGAATCACCCAGTCCTCTCGTGAACGGTCACTGCTTTACCAAGGCGGACACAGAAAAACTCATGGTGGGATAACGGCAACCACCGTGTACCGAGTGTTATTAAGCTCTTTTTTAGAATAGACatgatttttaatgactttGCCCTGCGTCTCATACAGAAGAGTTCTCCTGAGGAACGGGAGCAAATCATCAAGCACCTCAAAGAAGAACTACGACTACAAGAAGCCAAGTTAGTGCTGCTTAAGAAACTACGACAGAGCCAGATCCAGAAGGAGAGCTCAGCTCAAAAGGTAAAAGAGAATAGGAAATGGTCAGGAGGTGAATGTCTGATGTTAGAAATGTCAGATGAGATTCTGCCAGATTCCTGTAAGGGTGTTACATgaatatttttcccccctctttcttAAGGCGTCTGGTTCTGTGGCAAATCCTCCGCCCTTGGTGAGAGGTAGCATTACATCAAGCAAAGGACCCTTACAGGTATACACATGGTTCTAATTGTCTTCAAATTGTGCAGCAGGTGTTGAATGACTAGCAATTTAGCTGCAGTTGATTTGATTGAGATAAAATTAATGTCAATGTCGGGAAAATGCAGGAGTGTAAAGATACATTGATCTGCATTGAAATGTTAATTTGAAATCAATATGGACACAAAGCATTGAGTAACATCATCTTTTAGATGTGCAGAAATGATGGTTTTGTCCTGGCTTGCACAAGAGAAGTTGACACGTTGATGGGTTAAACCACTGTTTTATGCTACGACGTGACACATGTTAAAAATGTTCTTCACACATGGATGAACGCCATTTTTGTTGACAGGTAACGGGTCGCAGCTCAGGCACAGTGATCCCTCCGCCACTGGTGCGGGGTGGTCAACACATCCCGTCCAAACACGGTTCTCAGACCACGATGCCCCCACTGGTCAGAGGAGCCCAGCAGATCGCAAGCCTgcgtcaccaccaccaccatcaacaacaacaacagcagcagcacggCGGCTCGGGCCCTCCTCCTCTGCTGCTGGCTCCTCGGGCCTCGGTTCCCAACGTCCAGATCCAGGGACAACGGATCATCCAACAAGGCCTCATTCGGGTGGCTAACGTGGCCAACAGTAATATCTTGGTCAATATCCCTCAGGTGAGTCAACGGCAAACGCATATTCCCGATGGGAAATAATAAGAGGAGAAAATCACGGGAGGCTCGGCTGTCACTGTCAAAATACACTTAATAAACGttacaattcattttaaaaatcttgCCAGTCAGACGAGTGGAAACAGGAGTTTAGCAttaacaaaatgtaaaatgaaataaattcacAACACTTCAATTCAAACAATTATTAAAGTAAGCAGATTTGATCGTCCATTTAAGATGTTTTGTTTGTATAGAATATTTGTTATAATAAAATTTTAATTGATCAAATTGAGAAATATTATTGCTTACACTAcaatacaaaattatttttgtaggACTCAAACCTAGAATTTGGATACTTTTGATTTGTGATGGAATTATGACATTTGACTTGGGAGGTTCACTCTTTACATGTAAATGGCAATCGTTGTTTCAGGATCATTTTGGCTTGAGTACTAGACAAACGAAGAATGTTCTGAATGCGCCATAACTCACGTGAGTTGTGCTATTGTGTCTAGGCGTCTCCAACGGGCCTTAAAGGGTCCTCGTCGTCGCCCAACTCCGGCATCAACGACTCGCCTGCCAGTCGGCAGGCGGCCGCCAAGCTGGCTCTTCGCAAGCAGTTGGAAAAAACGCTGCTGGAAATCCCGCCTCCCACACCTCCCGCCTCCGAGTTCAACTTCCTGCCTTCAGCCGCCAATAATGAGTTTATCTACTTGTTGGGTTTGGAGGAGGTGGTGCAAAAACTCTTGGACATGCTCGGCAGAGGTACGTCAGCCTTTTATTTTCTGTCAGTGAAACATATTACAATGAACACTCCCACCTATTCCTCACTGTAGGCAATTTAGGCCCAACAGCCGGCTTGTCAAGCTCCATCCCCAAAGAACCGTACACCTGCACCCAGTGTAAAACAGATTTCACCTCTCGCTGGAGGAAAGAGAAGTCCGGAACCATCCTGTGTAACCAGTGCATGTCGTCCAATCAAAAGAAGTTCCTGAAGACCAGGCACACCATTCGGCTGAAGGGGGCCTTCGTCCAGGCCCTGCGTCAAGAGCAAGAGATCGAAGAACGCATCCTCCAGCAGGCCACCACTTCCTCGGCCTCCCCCGTTTCCAAAAGCACCTCGTCCTCTCCTTCGCTGTCCAAAAGCGAAATGGTGGCATCTCACCAGTACAAGCAGGTCCGGTCTGCCATGGCGCACAGATCTGCCACGGGGCATCACTCTGCTATTAAACAGGTAAGAAAGCGCCACCCGCTGGCAACGCGCGTTTAGCAGATAACCCCATTTCGTCCGACGGGAACCACGGCCGTTCACCTCCGCCGTCTTCTTCTCGCAGCTGCAGAGCGCTGTGACGGCGGCAGCCTTGGGCAGCAGGCCGAGTAAGCACGTCACGTCACGCCCGCTGCAGCATGGGGTGAAGGTCAGCGCTGGTGGCAGCAATAGTAACCAGGGCAACGCCACTGCCTGGAGGAAAAGCAGTAGCAATGCAGGTAGATCACACCCTTTGAGGGAATTAGGCTAAGCTGGAGTGCTCTTTTAAAGTATCATATTGTTGACATTAACGCTCCTCTTTCATATGGTCTCAACAGTTCCTTTGTAGCCAGCAACACTTTCACTCATATAATATATAGACCGTAGGTGATATCTGATCATGTCTGGCTAAAATGGCTTTACATTATTAATCCGCAATACTCGCTTTAAAAGATGTTGCGAGAAATGGGCGAAAGCTTCTTCAATTCAATATGGATAAACTCAAATTCCACCTGAGGTACGTTACACTACACGGGGAATGTGTATATCAGCAATATTAAACCCGACCCACCCAGAAGATGCACTCGAGTCAATATCATCGCCAATGTTGTCTCAATTTTTGGAATCGGGGCTTTCAACATCATTCATTGGATCCAATCTGTCTTCTTCCAGTGGACAGTATAGCTCGATCCTTCATGCATGTCAAACAAGGTCGGGTGCATTTGTTTTAACCGTTTTATGTTCTGGCAGGCGTGACAATGGCCTACGTGAACCCCAGCTTGTCCGCCCACAAGACCACCACATCTGTGGAACGCCAGCGGGAGTACCTGTTGGACATGATCCCTTCCCGCTCCATCTCCCAAGCAGCCAACACATGGAAATAATTGCTGGCTACCCCGTCTATCATATTAGACACCCACCTCCCTCCCCCTGTCCTACCTATTATAGCCATTATGCACCGACCCTTCTATAATATTATCATTCTTATCCCTTTTTTGAATTTGGGGGGAGATGGACGGAATGTccctcattttatttcttgtcttGAAATGGATGGCTTCATCCTTTTCTACAATGAGAGCCCATTCCCTAAAACCTGGGATATAAAGATTGTATCCAGTACAGTTTTTTTGGTTAACTTCTACCTTTGGTCGACCACGCAGGAGTCGGCACAGGATTCCCAATCGCTGTCTATAGATTAGAcagggaaaaaatattattaatatgaATTGATAGGACAAATAATGCGCCTTTTCCCAATCTACGGGAAGTCTGGGGCGGTTTATGAACTGAAGATCTCGTCACGTAGATCGTTTGATCTTTGGGACCATGGCGGAAATGACTTTGgctttgcaaaaataaatggaaagaaaaaacaacaacaacaacaaaaaactcatGCTGCACACAGACCGCTTCTTCTCTCCGACCTCCAGCACGTACGCCAGAGAAGACGCTGTGTGTGGGGTTCTTTTGTAAGGCTGAATGTTAGGAttcttgtctgttttttttcggggggggggggggggaatattTTGCTCCAACATTTTGGAAGTTGCCTCATACCGAGGTGGGAATTATCCAGACTCATTTTAATGTCCAAGGTGGTTTTACATCTGTTGGTTTTCCACATTGTAGCCAATTTTAAAATACTGATTAGAAAGCAAAGAATGAAGTAAAGGTTTCCTATACTATTGTAAAAATAAGGACGCCTGAATTAATGTTTTGAGAACTGTTGTTGagagataagaaaaaaaaataaagaaacaaactaAACTCCCAAAGAACTAGTGGAACCCAAATGGTATCCCTTCTGCCAGAAGGTTTGGAATTGATTTGAAACCTCTGgactcaaacacaaacacatgatGTCATGCTCGAACTGGAGGGATTTTGTGCGAAATGTCATTGTGTgacatgctttttattttctttttgcttttagTCCTTTAGGTTGTGGTGCATTGTTTTCCTCTCGACACATAGTGGTCTCTGGGTTTATTTATAGGGTCAAGATATTACTAAAGACATGCGTTTGGCGTCCGTCACGTTGCTGGACAGCTTTCAGAATGTAGTGATCCAAACACCTCCCGTTCTTCTGGTGTGGCCATGATGTTGCGTCAGGTTGTTCACAAAGGTTGCGGTGTCTTCTCAGCAGAATACGCTGAGGAAGATCAAACATTTCGAATTCCCACTGCTAAGCTCTTGCTTCCAATTTaagcatttgttttgtttttttgtgactatGTGACACCTCCAGCCAATTTTTGAATTCATTACAAATGAACCATGTTGTATGAGCAATACATTGCAACTGTATAACCTGTACAGATGATTGGAATTTGGCAGCATAACGTCGGAGTGGTCTCCAGACTTCTGACGTTCAGGGATTTCGTCTCGAGCCTTCCTTTTGGCACCATCTCTTTGTGGTTATGTGGGGTTTCCAGTACTACCATTCCTACTTTCCAAAAATATGAGGCTGACAGAAGACATAATTTTAGCCCCTTTAAAGCTGATCCCAAATCTCTTAAAATTTCTGAGCAATCCCGTTACGGTTGGGGAAAGAAAAGTGTCATGGTTTCTTGCCTTCACTGTGCATTTGAGCAACTGAGTCTAAAAATCTGCGGAGGAAACATCTCAGGTTGTCTCCACATTCCTGACAGGCAtaaaagcagcagcagcagcaacaaacCTTGTGCATCTTGTGGATGCAAAAGACAAGTATACGTACGTCATTGTTTAAAAATCATCACCATTCATTCCGCTCACTTGGGGGGGGGAAAGACGTGGCCAGACCCACATTGCAAAGAAATTGATGTATGAGGAGATATTTGTTTTATGGGGGATTTCTCCCCCCTCCTCTGCTCTATTAAAAACCAATAAAAACTAATTTTAATCCCTCTTTGACTCACTTGTCAATTTCTTTGTCTTGTGTTAATTCAGTTGACTTGGAAAAATTGGGGTCACTTTCTAATTATACTTTTGGTAAAGCCTATTCTGTCCTCTACAGGTTGGTTCTCCCATTAGTGTCATGAAATACTTTAGTATTGTATCATTTTCTACCCAAAAATGATGAACAAGCATTCATTTGTCTCTGTTGTTGTCTTCCTGAATTTCTAAattagtttgcatgtttttcttttgacaGCCACAAAAACTATTGTTTTGCTAAAAAAGATTGCTAAGACTTGAGttgtagtattttgtttttttccccctgtctcCCCCTCAAAAAAATAATCTGTAAAACTATGGTAAGATTTCTGCTTCCATTGATTTCATTCTTCTGAATTACCCTTTTATTGACTTCCTCCTACTCAATACTGCAACATTGCTTTGTCACTGCTAGATGGCAGAATTTACCAAGTGTTGTgttttacatctttttttctcaCTAGGGAtgtcagttttatttattttttaagatcttttcacttttgttgtttttcttttgaacaGGTCTCAATAAGATTTTTATCTGTGATTTCTTAGTTTTTTATAATAAGTaccatgttttgcagaggtgtGCTTATGGTGAATTTTATAGACAAATGATAGTCGCGCAAGGGTCAtcaaattttgtcttattttttttttattttttttttttagaggcgCAGGAAATAATATGCTACCGAGCTGTAAATTGCAAACACTTTTTGAGACAACCCTTAGCAAAGTTACACAGTGTGGGGAGGGGATATTACACCCAATACCTAATAGGGAAGATTGGTCGGATTAGGGTGTGACAGGGCACTAAACTGAGTTCATAAAAAATCCCACAAAGGGAATAATATACTACTCGAGGGGGGTTCTCAAGACAATTTTGGAATGACAGCAGTAATGAATTATTCAGTTGAACTTTTTCTGCAAATGTAGCTGTCACTGATATTTCTTGTCATCCGCTTATGTAACACAAAACACAGTTGTGAATGCGTGCCCTCGTTCCGGTTTGGCATCACACTAAATTTGTCCTCTTCATGTGCAATGTTTGCAAGTCTCCCATTGTGGCGCCTGCTCTACATTCCACATCAAGGGATGCTCTGGCCGCTGAGTATTTGAGGAAGGGAGTGCGGGGGTTGCTCCAATGGTGGTTGCCCGCCTGAGCCAATCAGGCGGCTTATCGTTGCCTCTCCCGAGTGTTAATTGGCCATCGCTCTTAGAGCAAGTGCGCTGCTTTTTAATGCCGCACAGTGTGGACCAAACGGGAGCCTGAAAAGCATCCGAGCCGTCCTTTGTCCAGATTGACTGTCTctctagtgtgtgtgtgtgtgtgtgtttgttcaaAACAGAACATCCAGGGATTGTCTCGTAGTGGCGCGGCTGCTTATTTCTTCCTCTTTTTAGCAGTCTTGTTGGGTGATAACAGATGGAGAAGATGAACCACAGCTCAGCTGAAGCAGAGATCGAGACCATAGAACCTCTGCGTTACCTCAGGTAGGCAGGTCTTTTGCTACTACTATCGTGTCCATCCGTGTAAGGAATATCTCTCTTGAACTATGAGCTCGCAAGAAcaagat
Above is a genomic segment from Stigmatopora argus isolate UIUO_Sarg chromosome 8, RoL_Sarg_1.0, whole genome shotgun sequence containing:
- the gatad2ab gene encoding GATA zinc finger domain containing 2Ab yields the protein MSEEVVRQTRSQKRAMEKDSPVDLDSKRVKLEKGDSDGSPLGQNATEAEAITLKSEQSAKLAASILKTGEVKATIKLEVQTGDEPVDMSTSKSEIKRERQPASPDDVIVLSDNESPSPLVNGHCFTKADTEKLMKSSPEEREQIIKHLKEELRLQEAKLVLLKKLRQSQIQKESSAQKASGSVANPPPLVRGSITSSKGPLQVTGRSSGTVIPPPLVRGGQHIPSKHGSQTTMPPLVRGAQQIASLRHHHHHQQQQQQQHGGSGPPPLLLAPRASVPNVQIQGQRIIQQGLIRVANVANSNILVNIPQASPTGLKGSSSSPNSGINDSPASRQAAAKLALRKQLEKTLLEIPPPTPPASEFNFLPSAANNEFIYLLGLEEVVQKLLDMLGRGNLGPTAGLSSSIPKEPYTCTQCKTDFTSRWRKEKSGTILCNQCMSSNQKKFLKTRHTIRLKGAFVQALRQEQEIEERILQQATTSSASPVSKSTSSSPSLSKSEMVASHQYKQVRSAMAHRSATGHHSAIKQLQSAVTAAALGSRPSKHVTSRPLQHGVKVSAGGSNSNQGNATAWRKSSSNAGVTMAYVNPSLSAHKTTTSVERQREYLLDMIPSRSISQAANTWK